The genome window GGTGCCATGTGCAAGGCTCATGACTTCAAGGAGTACACGTGGCGGCATCTCACCTTTTTTCAGCACCATTGCTACCTCACCGCTCGAGTCCCAAGGATTAATTGTTCGGAACACGGCATCCGTCGGGTGGACGTTCCCTGGGCCAGAAAAGGCAGTCGTTTTACCTTGCTCTTTGAGCAGGTGGTCATGAGTCTTGTTCGCGAGATGCCGGTCAGTGCGGTTGCTCGTCACGTCGGGGTCACAGACAAACGATTATGGCGTATCGTTTACCACTATGTTTCCAAAGCCATTGAGACTCTGGATCTCAAAGATCTCAAGGCGATCGGGCTGGATGAAACAGCTTCCAAGCGTGGTCATAATTACATCACGGTCTTCATTGATCTGGATCGATCCGACAAACCCGTGATTTTTGCCACTCCAGGCAAAGGCAAGGAAT of Desulfoplanes formicivorans contains these proteins:
- a CDS encoding helix-turn-helix domain-containing protein, which gives rise to MLAEQIFALGLGLTPPWKVTSQRLDTAHTPTKLHLEIGADRGALYPCPECGAMCKAHDFKEYTWRHLTFFQHHCYLTARVPRINCSEHGIRRVDVPWARKGSRFTLLFEQVVMSLVREMPVSAVARHVGVTDKRLWRIVYHYVSKAIETLDLKDLKAIGLDETASKRGHNYITVFIDLDRSDKPVIFATPGKGKE